A genome region from Glycine max cultivar Williams 82 chromosome 5, Glycine_max_v4.0, whole genome shotgun sequence includes the following:
- the LOC100782822 gene encoding RNA polymerase sigma factor sigF, chloroplastic, whose translation MSSFNKVHKSSMSGYKYTSILCLGSDGPGIKMVKNINYLFLHMSGGRLYGVKIIDQQDLASTSLADPSIGRNKTVRSTRLLERRSKQRKVPKSKVIDDETYLARKDDAQEKLRAEKKKNEEHDQDDPLRLFLWGPETKQLLTLEQESQLISQIQDLLRLEEVKTNLQSQFGREPTMAEWAEGAGLNCRLLQSQLHSGIRSREKLIQANLRMVVHVAKSYQGRGLSLQDLLQEGSMGLMKSVEKFNPLAGSRFGNYAFWWIRQAIRKAVFRHSRTIRLPINLEKVFILLGKVIEAKKLYIQEGNLHPTKEELARRVGVTVEKIDKLLFSARIPISMQQTVWADQNTTFQVLCAS comes from the exons ATGTCATCATTCAACAAGGTGCACAAGTCATCTATGAGTGGTTACAAGTACACATCAATATTGTGCCTTGGATCTGATGGACCTGGAATTAAGAtggttaaaaacataaattatctCTTCCTGCACATGTCAGGAGGAAGATTATATGGAGTTAAGATAATCGACCAACAAGA TCTGGCCTCTACTAGCTTGGCTGATCCTTCAATTGGAAGAAATAAAACTGTGAGGTCAACACGGCTTCTAGAGAGAcgatcaaaacaaagaaaagtacCTAAGTCGAAAGTTATAGACGATGAAACCTACCTTGCAAGAAAGGATGATGCACAAGAAAAGCTACGtgcagaaaagaagaaaaatgaagaacatGATCAAGATGATCCCCTGCGCTTGTTCTTGTGGGGTCCCGAAACAAAACAACTTTTGACACTTGAACAAGAATCTCAATTGATATCTCAGATACAG GACTTATTGAGATTGGAAGAAGTGAAGACCAATCTTCAATCTCAATTTGGAAGGGAACCAACTATGGCTGAATGGGCAGAGGGTGCAGGACTTAATTGTCGATTGCTGCAATCACAACTTCATTCTGGTATCAGAAGCAGAGAAAAGCTTATTCAAGCAAATTTGCGCATGGTAGTCCATGTTGCCAAAAGTTATCAGGGGCGTGGTCTCAGCCTTCAGGACTTACTACAA GAGGGAAGTATGGGTCTTATGAAGAGTGTTGAAAAATTCAATCCCCTAGCCGGTAGTCGATTTGGTAATTATGCATTCTGGTGGATAAGGCAAGCAATAAGGAAGGCAGTGTTTCGACATTCCAGGACAATCCGTCTACCTATAAATTTA GAGAAGGTATTTATCCTATTGGGCAAGGTAATAGAGGCTAAGAAATTGTACATTCAGGAAGGAAACCTTCACCCAACTAAAGAAGAATTAGCAAGAAGGGTAGGAGTTACTGTAGAAAAGATTGACAAATTACTATTTTCTGCAAGAATTCCAATTTCAATGCAGCAAACTGTGTGGGCTGACCAAAATACAACTTTCCAGGTATTGTGTGCTAGCTAA